The Pseudomonas allokribbensis genome has a window encoding:
- a CDS encoding response regulator yields MCPIPTASAHLPGGLILVVEDDPLILEFLCEILQEEGFKVEPQTSADAASRYLEEHAPEVALLLTDITMPGTLNGADLANLVGERWPEKPVMVMSGYETPETSGVRHPVAFIKKPWAIGQLLDCVDDAFKSKAPRLH; encoded by the coding sequence ATGTGTCCAATTCCGACGGCGAGCGCGCACCTTCCTGGCGGGTTGATTCTGGTAGTCGAGGATGACCCGTTGATTCTGGAGTTTTTGTGCGAAATTCTTCAGGAGGAAGGTTTCAAGGTCGAGCCGCAGACCAGTGCCGATGCGGCGTCGCGATACCTGGAAGAGCACGCGCCGGAAGTCGCGCTGCTGCTCACCGACATCACCATGCCCGGCACCCTCAATGGCGCGGACCTGGCCAATCTGGTCGGCGAGCGCTGGCCGGAAAAACCGGTGATGGTCATGTCCGGTTATGAAACGCCGGAGACCTCCGGCGTCCGCCATCCAGTGGCGTTCATCAAGAAACCCTGGGCCATCGGCCAGTTGCTCGATTGCGTGGACGACGCATTCAAATCCAAGGCACCGCGTCTGCACTGA
- a CDS encoding pyridoxal-phosphate dependent enzyme, which translates to MLHIRTPLILHPTLSTTSRRIWLKLENLQPCGSFKLRGMGLLCSQAVAQGKRKVVCPSGGNAGLATAVAAVSLGLQACIVVPHTTPEATRARIRRTGAEVIVHGKVWDEANQRARELASAADTEYVPAFDHPVLWQGHSTMIDEILEDCPQVDTVVTSVGGGGLLAGILTGLLRHDRRDCRIITCETQGAASFAAAVQAGHPVRLSKIDTVATSLGAAQVAEWPVQHIGEFDHECLVLSDDDAIMGVVRYASDLRQLVEPACGVSLAVAYLDHPALAGARDVVIVVCGGVSISAQLVAGWARLGG; encoded by the coding sequence ATGCTGCACATCCGCACGCCGTTGATCCTCCATCCGACCCTGTCGACCACTTCCCGGCGTATCTGGCTGAAACTGGAAAACCTGCAACCCTGTGGTTCTTTCAAACTGCGCGGCATGGGTCTGCTGTGCAGTCAGGCAGTGGCGCAGGGCAAGCGCAAAGTTGTCTGTCCGTCCGGTGGCAATGCAGGTCTTGCGACGGCGGTGGCGGCGGTCAGCCTGGGCCTGCAAGCCTGCATCGTGGTGCCACACACCACCCCCGAAGCCACCCGCGCGCGCATTCGTCGCACCGGTGCCGAAGTCATCGTCCATGGCAAAGTCTGGGATGAGGCCAATCAGCGCGCCCGTGAACTGGCCAGCGCGGCGGACACCGAATACGTCCCGGCCTTCGATCACCCGGTGTTGTGGCAAGGGCACAGCACAATGATCGATGAAATCCTCGAAGACTGCCCGCAGGTCGACACCGTGGTCACCTCGGTCGGCGGCGGGGGATTGCTCGCAGGAATTCTCACCGGACTGCTGCGCCATGACCGGCGTGACTGCCGAATCATCACCTGCGAAACCCAGGGCGCCGCCTCGTTTGCCGCCGCCGTACAGGCCGGCCACCCGGTGCGCCTGAGCAAGATCGACACCGTCGCCACCTCCCTTGGCGCCGCACAAGTGGCGGAGTGGCCGGTGCAGCACATCGGCGAGTTCGACCACGAATGCCTGGTGCTGTCCGATGACGACGCGATCATGGGCGTGGTGCGTTATGCCAGTGATTTGCGGCAACTGGTGGAGCCGGCGTGCGGGGTGTCGCTGGCGGTGGCTTATCTGGATCATCCGGCGCTGGCGGGGGCTCGGGATGTGGTGATTGTGGTGTGTGGCGGGGTGAGCATCAGTGCGCAGTTGGTGGCGGGGTGGGCGCGGTTGGGGGGCTGA
- a CDS encoding aldo/keto reductase, with product MSLKDKLPGQLGFGTAPLGNMFRAIPEEEAQATVHAAWDAGVRYFDTAPFYGSGLSEIRLGEALSRYKRDDYVLSTKVGRVILDEVEDAAARDLGEKSGVFEHGRPNRIVNDYSADATLRSIEDSLERLKTDRLDIVWVHDIAQDFYGDQWLEYFNQARTGAFKVLTRLREEGVIKGWGLGVNKVEPCELTLDLTEAQPDGFLLAGRYTLLDHDRALQRLMDSARAQNVEIVVGGPYSSGILAGGAHFEYQKASPQIIARVEQIKRIAAVHGVDVKAAALQFSLANPAVAAVIPGASKPGRIAEDVAALSAVIPAGFWQAMREAKLVSERAPLPIDEVKA from the coding sequence ATGAGCTTGAAAGACAAACTGCCCGGCCAGCTGGGCTTCGGCACCGCGCCACTGGGCAACATGTTCCGCGCCATTCCCGAGGAAGAAGCCCAGGCCACCGTGCATGCGGCGTGGGATGCCGGCGTGCGTTACTTCGACACCGCGCCGTTCTACGGCTCGGGCCTGTCGGAAATCCGCCTCGGCGAAGCACTGTCCCGCTACAAGCGCGATGACTATGTGCTCAGCACCAAGGTCGGCCGGGTCATTCTCGATGAAGTCGAAGACGCCGCCGCCCGGGATCTGGGCGAAAAGAGCGGGGTGTTCGAACACGGCCGCCCGAACAGGATCGTCAACGACTACAGCGCCGACGCCACCCTGCGCTCGATTGAAGACAGCCTCGAACGCCTGAAAACCGATCGCCTCGACATCGTCTGGGTGCACGACATCGCTCAGGACTTCTACGGCGACCAATGGCTGGAGTATTTCAATCAGGCCCGCACCGGGGCCTTCAAAGTCCTGACCCGCCTGCGTGAAGAAGGCGTGATCAAGGGCTGGGGCCTGGGCGTGAATAAAGTCGAGCCGTGCGAGTTGACGCTCGACCTGACCGAGGCGCAGCCTGACGGCTTCCTGTTGGCCGGCCGCTACACCTTGCTCGATCACGACCGCGCCTTGCAGCGTCTGATGGATTCGGCGCGGGCGCAGAACGTTGAAATCGTTGTTGGCGGCCCATATAGCTCGGGAATCCTGGCCGGTGGCGCGCACTTCGAATACCAGAAGGCCAGCCCGCAAATCATTGCCAGGGTCGAGCAGATCAAACGCATCGCCGCCGTCCACGGCGTGGATGTCAAAGCGGCTGCACTACAATTCTCGCTGGCCAATCCGGCCGTGGCGGCAGTGATTCCCGGCGCGAGCAAACCGGGGCGCATCGCTGAAGATGTAGCGGCGCTGTCGGCGGTCATTCCGGCCGGTTTCTGGCAGGCCATGCGTGAAGCGAAACTGGTGTCCGAACGTGCACCATTACCTATCGACGAGGTGAAAGCATGA
- a CDS encoding methyltransferase family protein: protein MKMSAQMTVVAVIATLAYLGLAMWGIGGVAVFFSHGALVVVALATLAMVVVSLFSEVNLSSGEREDRANRWVIPAFGVIGLVSAFLPAYCDRIGFWTVGREGTRWLGALLFIAGGALRLWPVFVLGHRFSGLVAIQPGHRLVTEGIYTHLRNPSYLGLVVNALGWALAFRSVVGILLAALTLIPLIARIHSEEALLRTQFGAEYDAYCARSWRLLPGVY from the coding sequence ATGAAAATGTCAGCGCAAATGACCGTCGTCGCGGTAATCGCCACTCTCGCCTACCTGGGGCTGGCGATGTGGGGCATTGGTGGCGTGGCGGTGTTCTTTTCCCACGGCGCGCTGGTGGTGGTGGCGCTGGCGACGCTGGCGATGGTGGTGGTGTCGCTGTTCAGCGAGGTGAACCTGAGTTCGGGCGAACGCGAGGACCGGGCCAATCGCTGGGTGATTCCGGCGTTCGGCGTGATCGGACTGGTCAGTGCTTTTCTGCCGGCTTACTGCGACCGCATCGGTTTCTGGACCGTTGGCCGCGAAGGCACCCGTTGGCTGGGGGCGTTGTTGTTCATCGCTGGCGGTGCCTTGCGCCTGTGGCCGGTGTTCGTTCTGGGCCACCGTTTCAGCGGATTGGTGGCGATTCAGCCGGGACATCGACTGGTCACTGAAGGCATCTACACGCACCTGCGCAATCCCAGCTATCTGGGGCTGGTCGTCAACGCACTGGGCTGGGCACTGGCGTTTCGTTCGGTCGTCGGGATCCTGCTGGCGGCGCTGACGCTGATCCCGCTGATTGCCCGCATCCATTCAGAAGAAGCCTTGCTGCGCACCCAGTTCGGCGCCGAATACGATGCCTATTGCGCGCGCAGCTGGCGGTTGTTGCCGGGCGTTTACTGA
- a CDS encoding class I SAM-dependent methyltransferase, with the protein MNPEALAVLHAHLLTALTSAPAETRRLFHGRGRCWPGLEQLTVDWLQGVVLVSLFKEPEVSQLEDLKRLLLEITGSAPWQQSGAHTLLIQHRYLPQSTAEWLLGEEIDEMTIVEGGLKYRVDLGRKQNAGLFLDMRYGRNWVREQSAGKRVLNLFAYTCGFSVAAIEGGANHVVNLDMSRAALSRGRDNHRLNGHDLSKVSFLGHDLFKSWGKVINSGPYDLVIIDPPSFQKGSFLLTKDYQRVLRRLPELLTAQGTVLACMNDPAFGSDFLIDGVTQEAPSLRFEQRLENPPEFPDVDPESGLKALLFKQIG; encoded by the coding sequence ATGAACCCTGAAGCCCTCGCCGTTCTCCACGCCCACCTGCTCACCGCGCTGACTTCGGCACCGGCCGAAACCCGGCGCCTGTTCCATGGCCGTGGGCGCTGCTGGCCGGGGCTGGAACAGCTCACCGTCGACTGGCTGCAAGGCGTGGTGCTGGTGTCGCTGTTCAAGGAGCCCGAGGTTTCGCAACTGGAAGATCTCAAGCGCTTGTTGCTGGAGATCACCGGTTCAGCGCCATGGCAGCAATCCGGCGCTCACACCCTGTTGATCCAGCATCGCTACCTGCCGCAGAGCACCGCCGAATGGCTGCTGGGCGAAGAAATCGACGAGATGACCATCGTCGAGGGCGGGCTGAAATACCGCGTGGATCTGGGCCGCAAGCAGAACGCCGGGCTGTTCCTCGACATGCGCTACGGACGCAACTGGGTGCGCGAGCAGTCCGCTGGCAAACGGGTGCTGAACCTGTTCGCCTACACCTGCGGTTTCTCGGTGGCAGCCATCGAGGGCGGCGCCAACCATGTGGTCAACCTCGACATGTCCCGCGCGGCGCTGAGCCGCGGCCGCGACAATCACCGCCTGAACGGGCATGACCTGAGCAAGGTGAGTTTTCTCGGCCACGACCTGTTCAAGTCCTGGGGCAAGGTCATCAACAGCGGCCCGTATGATCTGGTGATCATCGACCCGCCGTCGTTCCAGAAAGGCAGTTTCCTGCTGACCAAGGATTACCAACGCGTACTGCGCCGCCTGCCGGAACTGCTGACGGCCCAGGGCACGGTCCTGGCCTGCATGAACGATCCGGCGTTCGGTTCGGACTTCCTGATCGATGGCGTGACCCAAGAGGCGCCGAGCCTGCGTTTCGAGCAGCGGCTGGAGAATCCACCGGAGTTTCCGGACGTCGATCCTGAAAGCGGTCTGAAGGCGCTGCTGTTCAAGCAGATCGGCTGA
- a CDS encoding LysR substrate-binding domain-containing protein → MIDFRQLRYFVVVAEEEHVGRAAERLHISQSPLSRQIAQLEERLGLTLFERSQQRIRLTRDGHTFLAETRALLTHANRLESLGKRLGRGEEGGLCIGYIENAMHAGVLPNALRVLRADRPNVHVALYNLSSAEQLEGLRQRSLDIALVSEPPTTDDPDLLGFQVLDDPMLLALPEQHPLATQASLTPEDLATQEWIGVQPRQDAGDDFVSACLRAGFTPDVRMQATEPFTALGLVASGLGIAMIQKGLSHNAPPGVVLREVPWLAFTTPLWAAWHRINLRPLVETFRTVLTGSDISGAR, encoded by the coding sequence ATGATCGATTTCCGCCAATTGCGCTACTTCGTGGTCGTCGCCGAGGAAGAGCACGTCGGCCGCGCGGCCGAGCGCTTGCACATTTCCCAGTCGCCCCTGAGCCGGCAGATCGCCCAGCTCGAAGAACGCCTGGGCCTGACCCTGTTCGAACGCAGCCAGCAACGCATCCGCCTGACCCGCGACGGCCATACGTTCCTTGCCGAAACCCGCGCCTTGCTGACCCACGCCAATCGCCTGGAATCCCTCGGCAAACGCCTGGGTCGTGGTGAAGAAGGCGGTTTGTGTATCGGCTACATCGAGAACGCCATGCACGCGGGCGTATTGCCCAATGCCTTGCGCGTGTTGCGGGCAGATCGGCCGAACGTGCATGTCGCGCTGTACAACCTCAGCTCCGCCGAACAACTCGAAGGCCTGCGTCAGCGTAGTCTCGATATCGCACTGGTCAGCGAACCGCCGACGACCGACGATCCTGACTTGCTGGGCTTCCAGGTGCTGGACGATCCGATGCTGCTGGCGCTGCCGGAGCAGCATCCATTGGCCACACAGGCATCGCTGACCCCGGAGGATCTGGCCACTCAGGAGTGGATCGGCGTGCAACCCCGTCAGGACGCGGGCGACGATTTTGTGAGTGCCTGCCTGCGCGCCGGCTTCACCCCGGATGTGCGGATGCAGGCGACCGAGCCGTTCACCGCACTGGGGCTGGTTGCTTCGGGGCTCGGGATTGCGATGATCCAGAAAGGCCTGAGCCACAACGCCCCGCCGGGTGTGGTGTTGCGGGAGGTGCCTTGGTTGGCATTTACCACGCCGTTGTGGGCGGCTTGGCATCGGATTAATTTGCGGCCGTTGGTGGAGACTTTCAGGACGGTACTGACGGGCTCGGACATCTCAGGCGCCAGATAA
- a CDS encoding helix-turn-helix transcriptional regulator, which translates to MDALLQELPVHQSLSRVFASIGQDGFWRALVDTLRLLVPLDNALVAVMQTGRPPQLLIDVDSQGRAEEQEELAGYCAGMYLLDPFYQAACAGITDGLHSLASVAPDQFLHSEYYLSYFRSVVGADELQFMVNTDDGVLGLSMGRAKAFSLQEQGRLLCVRDWVLSAMRRHVQLMPPQGAVVEAPVGDLAALLDRFDARLTAREIDTARLILQGFSSKAIAQHMNISPETVKVHRRNLYHKLNVTGHGELFALVLRPR; encoded by the coding sequence GTGGACGCGTTGCTGCAGGAATTGCCGGTGCATCAGAGCCTGTCGCGGGTATTCGCCAGCATCGGCCAGGACGGTTTCTGGCGGGCGCTGGTCGATACCTTGCGGCTGCTGGTGCCGCTGGACAATGCGCTGGTGGCGGTGATGCAGACGGGGCGCCCGCCGCAATTGCTGATCGATGTCGACAGCCAGGGCCGCGCCGAGGAACAGGAAGAACTGGCCGGTTACTGTGCCGGCATGTACTTGCTCGATCCGTTCTATCAGGCCGCGTGCGCCGGGATCACCGACGGTTTGCACAGCCTCGCATCCGTGGCACCGGACCAGTTTCTGCACAGCGAGTACTACCTGAGCTACTTCCGCTCGGTGGTCGGCGCGGATGAATTGCAATTCATGGTCAACACCGATGACGGAGTGCTCGGATTGTCGATGGGCCGGGCCAAGGCGTTCAGTTTGCAGGAGCAAGGGCGCCTGCTGTGCGTGCGGGACTGGGTGTTGTCAGCGATGCGCCGGCATGTGCAGTTGATGCCGCCGCAAGGTGCGGTGGTCGAGGCGCCGGTCGGCGATCTGGCGGCGCTGCTGGACCGTTTCGACGCGCGGCTGACCGCGCGCGAAATCGATACGGCGCGCCTGATTCTCCAGGGCTTCTCGAGCAAAGCCATCGCCCAGCACATGAACATTTCGCCGGAGACGGTGAAGGTGCATCGGCGCAACCTCTATCACAAGCTCAACGTTACCGGGCATGGCGAGTTGTTTGCGCTGGTGTTGCGTCCACGCTGA
- a CDS encoding SRPBCC family protein, with protein sequence MATASAFIDIPASADQVWQLIGGFNTLPDWLPFIPKSELSDGGRVRTLQTADGAVVIERLETFDNAGKTYSYSIEQAPFPATDYLATIRVDAQGQGARVTWSGRFTAKGVSDEEVVALFSGIYQGGLEALRANYPA encoded by the coding sequence ATGGCAACAGCATCAGCATTCATCGACATCCCGGCCTCGGCCGATCAGGTCTGGCAATTGATCGGCGGCTTCAACACGCTGCCGGACTGGCTGCCGTTCATTCCCAAGAGTGAGCTGAGCGACGGCGGTCGTGTACGCACCCTGCAAACCGCCGACGGCGCGGTGGTGATCGAGCGTCTGGAGACGTTCGATAACGCGGGCAAGACCTACAGCTACTCGATCGAGCAGGCACCGTTTCCGGCCACGGATTATCTGGCGACGATTCGCGTCGACGCCCAAGGGCAGGGCGCGCGGGTGACGTGGTCGGGACGCTTCACGGCCAAGGGCGTGAGCGATGAGGAAGTGGTGGCGCTGTTCAGCGGCATCTATCAGGGCGGCCTCGAAGCGCTGCGCGCTAACTACCCGGCCTGA
- a CDS encoding endonuclease domain-containing protein, translating into MQNRPTLDQRRFARRLRASQTDCEQMLWHRLRARQVAGLKFRRQVPIPPFVLDFYCVELRLAVELDGGQHFEAAGEVHDRRRTLYLQRLGIEVVRFSNLEVIQQMDDVLEQIVRIAEELRLRR; encoded by the coding sequence ATGCAAAATCGCCCTACCCTCGACCAACGCCGATTCGCCCGCCGTTTACGCGCCAGCCAGACCGATTGCGAGCAGATGCTCTGGCATCGGCTGCGTGCGCGGCAGGTGGCGGGGTTGAAGTTTCGGCGGCAGGTGCCTATTCCGCCGTTTGTGCTGGATTTTTATTGTGTGGAGTTGAGGTTGGCGGTGGAGCTGGATGGGGGGCAGCATTTTGAGGCGGCGGGAGAGGTTCATGATCGGCGGCGTACGCTCTATCTTCAGCGGCTTGGGATTGAGGTGGTGCGGTTCAGTAATCTTGAGGTGATTCAGCAGATGGATGATGTTTTGGAGCAGATTGTCAGGATCGCGGAGGAACTTCGATTGCGACGTTGA
- a CDS encoding SDR family NAD(P)-dependent oxidoreductase yields MKIDLSGKLAIVSGSTAGIGLGISQSLAEAGATVVVIGRDAAKVEQALASIRQAVPGAKLRGLTADLGTAEGAQKLFAAEPKADILVNNLGIYNAVDFFDAPDDEWTRFYEINVISGVRLSRHYVPAMVEQGWGRVIFLSSESGVATPADMINYGVTKSANLAVSHGLAKRLAGTGVTVNAILPGPTFTDGVEEMLKDAAAESGRSLRDEADAFVRRARPTSIIQRVANVEEVAHLVTYIASPLSSATTGAALRVDGGVVDSLAI; encoded by the coding sequence ATGAAGATCGATCTGAGCGGGAAACTGGCGATTGTCAGCGGCAGCACGGCAGGTATCGGTTTGGGCATCAGCCAGTCGCTGGCCGAGGCGGGCGCCACGGTGGTGGTGATCGGTCGCGACGCGGCCAAGGTCGAGCAGGCACTGGCGAGCATTCGGCAAGCCGTTCCGGGCGCGAAACTGCGCGGTCTGACGGCGGATCTGGGCACGGCTGAAGGCGCGCAGAAACTGTTCGCCGCCGAACCGAAAGCCGACATCCTGGTGAACAACCTCGGGATCTACAACGCCGTGGACTTCTTCGACGCACCCGACGATGAGTGGACGCGCTTCTATGAAATCAACGTGATCTCCGGCGTGCGCCTGTCGCGACATTACGTGCCGGCGATGGTCGAGCAGGGCTGGGGTCGGGTGATCTTCCTGTCTTCGGAATCCGGCGTGGCCACCCCGGCCGACATGATCAACTACGGCGTGACCAAAAGCGCCAACCTCGCGGTGTCCCATGGCCTGGCCAAACGCTTGGCCGGGACCGGGGTGACGGTCAATGCAATCCTGCCGGGGCCGACCTTCACCGACGGCGTCGAAGAGATGCTCAAGGATGCCGCCGCAGAGTCCGGCCGCAGCCTGCGGGACGAAGCCGACGCGTTTGTGCGCCGGGCACGCCCGACCTCGATCATCCAGCGCGTGGCCAATGTCGAAGAAGTCGCGCACCTGGTGACCTACATCGCTTCACCGCTGTCCTCGGCCACCACCGGCGCGGCATTGCGCGTCGACGGCGGCGTGGTCGACAGCCTGGCAATCTGA
- a CDS encoding response regulator transcription factor yields the protein MTRILTIEDDAVTAREIVAELSSHGLDVDWVDNGREGLDRAVSGNYDLITLDRMLPELDGLAIVTTLRTMGVSTPILMISALSDVDERVRGLRAGGDDYLTKPFATDEMAARVEVLLRRQHNGGTQPTTLRVADLELDLISHEASRAEQVLTLLPTEYKLLEFLMRNSGQILSRMMIFEEVWGYHFDPGTNLIDVHIGRLRKKIDPPGNVPLIRTVRGSGYVIAEPV from the coding sequence ATGACTCGCATCTTGACCATCGAAGACGACGCCGTGACCGCCCGGGAAATCGTCGCCGAACTCAGCAGCCACGGCCTCGACGTGGATTGGGTCGACAACGGCCGCGAAGGCCTGGACCGCGCCGTCAGCGGCAACTACGACCTGATCACCCTCGACCGCATGCTGCCCGAACTCGATGGTCTGGCCATCGTCACCACCCTGCGCACCATGGGTGTGTCCACGCCGATCCTGATGATCAGCGCGTTGTCCGACGTCGATGAGCGCGTGCGCGGCCTGCGCGCCGGCGGTGACGATTACCTGACCAAACCGTTCGCCACCGACGAAATGGCGGCCCGGGTCGAAGTGTTGCTGCGCCGGCAGCACAATGGCGGCACCCAGCCGACCACCCTGCGCGTAGCGGACCTTGAGCTCGACCTGATCAGCCATGAAGCCAGCCGCGCCGAGCAGGTGCTGACGCTGTTGCCCACCGAATACAAGTTGCTGGAATTCCTGATGCGCAACAGCGGCCAGATCCTGTCGCGGATGATGATTTTCGAGGAAGTCTGGGGTTATCACTTCGACCCGGGGACCAACCTGATCGACGTCCACATCGGTCGCCTGCGCAAGAAGATCGACCCGCCGGGCAATGTCCCGCTGATCCGTACGGTGCGAGGCTCGGGTTATGTCATTGCCGAACCCGTCTGA
- a CDS encoding HAD family hydrolase, with product MSAHDAVFNRAFGAFLFDMDGTVLNSIAAAERIWAAWAERHGVDVETFLPTIHGVRAIDTITRLNLPGVDAEAQAAFITEAEIEDVEGIVEIPGAAAFLKSLPADRWAMVTSAPRDLALRRMAAAGIPEPAVMITAEDVTAGKPDPAGYRLAAKRLGLEPADCLIFEDATVGIQAAEAAGAPLMIITATHQHPIETSHATIASYRDVALSIDNNGQLRLQPQ from the coding sequence TTGTCTGCTCACGATGCTGTTTTCAATCGCGCGTTCGGCGCGTTCCTGTTCGACATGGACGGCACCGTCCTCAACTCCATCGCCGCCGCCGAGCGGATCTGGGCGGCCTGGGCCGAGCGTCATGGCGTGGATGTCGAGACCTTCCTGCCGACCATCCACGGCGTGCGCGCCATCGACACCATCACTCGCCTGAACCTGCCGGGCGTGGACGCCGAGGCGCAAGCAGCGTTCATCACCGAGGCGGAAATTGAAGACGTTGAAGGCATTGTCGAGATTCCCGGTGCAGCGGCGTTTCTCAAGTCGTTGCCGGCAGATCGCTGGGCCATGGTGACCTCGGCGCCACGGGATCTGGCGCTGCGACGGATGGCGGCGGCGGGGATTCCCGAGCCTGCGGTGATGATCACGGCTGAAGACGTGACGGCGGGCAAACCTGACCCGGCCGGCTATCGACTGGCCGCCAAACGTCTGGGACTGGAACCGGCCGATTGCCTGATTTTCGAAGACGCGACTGTCGGTATTCAGGCGGCGGAAGCGGCCGGTGCGCCGTTGATGATCATCACCGCGACTCACCAGCATCCGATTGAAACCTCACACGCGACCATCGCCAGTTACCGCGACGTTGCGCTGAGCATCGACAACAACGGCCAGTTACGCCTGCAACCTCAGTAA
- a CDS encoding sensor histidine kinase produces MSLPNPSDGWRSSSSRLLALYSSLFVAWSGILMGVMYFEVSGYLDSLAKHSLMQRQHLFSHFRGEQLEDALAASMTFDIRGIDAYGLFAADHTYLGGALQQMPAGLPLDGKIHELRDCSESDDPTLPADSCDAVATSTRDGRWLVLVRDNGSLFAVTRIILRALLWGVSLTIVPGVIGWHLLRRRPLRRIRAIQASAQSIVAGDLTHRLPVSNRRDELDMLAAIVNAMLDRIERLMNEVKGVCDNIAHDLRTPLTRLRAQLYRMQQQAGEGSPEAAQLDLVLAEADTLMARFRGLLRISELEDRQRRSGFVELDPVRLLQELHEFYLPLAEEDELRFELNMPETLPMLNGDRALLFEALANLLSNSIKFTPPGGTVILRGVNDAGHTRIEVHDSGPGIPESEREAVFQRFYRAEGGQPQSGFGLGLSIVAAIVSLHGFSLEVGRSDLGGAKLVLDCRQRLISQT; encoded by the coding sequence ATGTCATTGCCGAACCCGTCTGACGGTTGGCGTTCCTCCAGCAGCCGGTTGCTGGCGCTTTACAGTTCGTTGTTCGTGGCCTGGAGCGGGATCCTCATGGGGGTCATGTATTTCGAGGTCTCCGGTTACCTCGACAGCCTGGCCAAACATTCGCTGATGCAGCGTCAGCATCTGTTCTCGCACTTTCGCGGCGAGCAGCTCGAGGATGCACTCGCCGCCAGCATGACGTTCGATATCCGCGGCATCGATGCCTACGGCCTGTTCGCCGCCGACCACACCTACCTCGGCGGGGCTTTGCAGCAAATGCCTGCGGGCCTGCCGCTGGACGGCAAGATCCACGAATTGCGCGACTGCTCCGAATCCGACGATCCGACCCTACCCGCCGACAGTTGCGATGCGGTCGCCACCTCGACCCGCGACGGTCGCTGGCTGGTGCTGGTGCGCGACAACGGTTCGCTGTTCGCCGTGACCCGCATCATTCTGCGTGCATTGCTCTGGGGCGTTTCGCTGACAATCGTACCGGGGGTCATCGGCTGGCATTTGCTGCGGCGTCGGCCGTTGCGGCGGATCCGCGCGATTCAGGCCAGTGCCCAGTCGATTGTCGCCGGTGACCTGACTCACCGATTGCCCGTGTCCAATCGCCGCGACGAACTGGACATGCTCGCCGCCATCGTCAACGCCATGCTCGATCGCATCGAGCGTCTGATGAACGAAGTCAAAGGCGTGTGCGACAACATCGCCCACGACTTGCGCACTCCGCTGACGCGTTTGCGGGCGCAGTTGTATCGCATGCAGCAACAGGCCGGCGAAGGCTCGCCGGAAGCGGCGCAACTGGATCTGGTGCTGGCCGAGGCCGATACGCTGATGGCGCGTTTTCGCGGTTTGCTGAGGATTTCCGAACTGGAAGATCGCCAGCGACGTTCGGGATTCGTCGAGCTCGATCCGGTGCGACTGCTGCAGGAACTGCATGAGTTCTACCTGCCGCTGGCCGAGGAAGACGAACTGCGTTTCGAGCTGAACATGCCCGAAACCCTGCCGATGCTCAATGGTGACCGGGCGCTGTTGTTCGAGGCGCTGGCCAACCTGTTGAGCAACTCGATCAAGTTCACCCCGCCGGGAGGCACGGTGATTTTGCGTGGGGTGAATGATGCGGGGCATACGCGGATCGAGGTGCACGACTCCGGCCCCGGCATTCCCGAGTCGGAACGGGAAGCAGTGTTCCAGCGCTTCTATCGTGCAGAGGGTGGGCAACCGCAAAGCGGTTTCGGACTGGGGCTGTCGATCGTTGCGGCGATTGTCAGCCTGCACGGGTTCAGTCTTGAGGTGGGTCGCAGCGATCTGGGCGGGGCGAAACTGGTGCTTGATTGCCGGCAGAGGCTGATTTCACAGACCTGA